From the genome of Streptomyces sp. SID8374:
GGCCACCCGGACCACACCGCGACCTAGGGCCTGTCACGGCGCGTCGCACGCATCCGTCCGGCCCCTCGGTACGGAAGGATTCCGTACCGGTCCAGCCGGAAGGATCCGTACCCGTCCAACCGAGAGGGGGAGCCGTGCCTGACGCCGACGTCGTCATCGTGGGCGCCGGAGCGGCCGGGCTGAGCCTGGCGTACCACCTGTGCCCGCCGGGCGGCGCCGTACCGCTGTCGGTCGTGCTCGTCGACGCCCCGCCGGGGCCCTTGAGGCCGCCGCCGCGCACGTGGTGCTACTGGGAGCCGCCGGGCGGAGCCTACGACTCCGCCCTCGCCGCTTCGTGGCCACGGCTGCGGGTGCGGGCGGCCGACGGGACCGCCACGGTGAGCGACCCGTTCCCCTTCCGCTACAAGATGCTGCGCTCGGACGCCTTCGAGGCAATGGTCGGCCGACGTCTGTCCCAGGCGCCGGCCTTCCGCCGGATCGAGGCCACGGTGACCGCCGTACGCGACGCACCGGACGGCGGCGCCGAAGTGCTCACCCGAGGCGGGCAGGTTCTCGTCCGTGGCCGCCGGGTCTTCGACTCGCGCCCGCCCGTCCGCCTGCCGCCCGCCCGCACCACCCTGCTCCAGCACTTCATGGGCTGGTTCGTCCGCACCGAGCGCCCCTCCTTCGACCCGACGACCGCCGACCTGATGGACTTCCGCACACCGCAGCCCGCACATGGACTCTCCTTCGGCTACGTGCTCCCCCTCGACCCGCACACCGCCTTGGTCGAGTACACCGAGTTCTCGCCCGCCCCGCTGGGCACCGAGCAGTACCTGCGCGCCCTGCGCCACTACACCCAAGAGGTCCTGAAACTAGGGGAGTTCCGGATCACGGCGCAGGAACGCGGCGTCATCCCCATGACCGACGGCCGCTTTCCGCCCCACGAGGGGCGGTCCGTGCACCGCATCGGCACCGCAGGCGGCGCGACCCGCCCCTCCACCGGCTACACCTTCGCGGCCGTGCAGCGGCAGAGCCGGGCCATCGCGGGCCGACTCCGCGCCGGACGCGAGCTGCGGATGCCCGCGCCGTACGGGGCCTGGCCCCGAGCCATGGACGCGGTCATGCTGCGGGCGCTGGACAGCGGCCGGGTCGACGGCGCCGACTTCTTCACCCGCCTCTTCCGCACCGTCCCCGGCGAACGGCTGCTCCGCTTCCTGGACGGCAGCTCCCACCTCCACGAGGACCTGCTGATCGGCCTGCGCACACCGGTCGTCCCGATGCTGCGGACCGTCGTCGAACTCCCCTTCAGAGCGAGAAACCAACCCCCACCGACCGGCCACGAAGAGAGCACCCCATGACCCTGTTGCGCGGCGACGCACTGTCCGCGGCCTTCGATCACGGCTCCGGCGCCTACGACCGGCTCGTCGCGGCCAGCCCCGGCTACCACGCCCATCTGCGCCGCTCCGCCCGCCGGTTGGGGCTGCCCGACGGCGGGCGCGGGCTCCGCGTGCTGGACCTGGGATGCGGTACGGGTGCCTCCACGGCCGCGCTCCTCGCCGCCGCACCGTACGCCCGGATCACCGGCGTCGACGCCTCCGCGGGCATGCTGGACCGAGCGGCCGCGAAGAGCTGGCCACCGGGCGTCGACTTCGTGCACGCCCCGGTGGAGGAGCTGGCGGACCGGCTGCGCCCCGGCTCCTTCGACGCGGTGTTCGCCGGGTACCTCTTCCGCAACCTCGCCGACCCCGACAAGACCCTCGACCTGGTACGCGGTCTGCTCGCCCCGGGCGGCCGCCTCGCGGTGCACGAGTACACGCTCGGCGGATCCCCCGTCCACCGTGCCGTGTGGAACACGGTCTGTGCCGCGATCATCCAGCCCGCCGGACGGCTCGCCGGGGACGCCGAGCTCTACCGCCATCTCCGGCGCAGCGTCGTCGAGTTCGACACCGCCCCCGCTTTCGCCGACCGGGTGCGGAGGGCCGGATTCACCGGCGTACGCATCCTCCCGCTGCCCGGCTGGCAGACCGGGATCACCCACACCTTCGTGGGCCGCGCGGGGAGGGGGCGTGATGTTTCCGCGCGACACCGGAACGGGGCAGCGGCGCGGCCGGGACCGCCGGGCGGCCGTGGTGCCCGCCCCTGACGGCCGCGCCCGCTTCACACCGCAGGACGCCCCCACTGCGGCGGTCGTCGGAGGCGGCATCGCCGGGATCGCGGCGGCCACCCTGCTGGCCGAGCGCGGCGTACGCGTCACCCTCCACGAGCGGGAACGCAGCCTGGGCGGACGGCTGGCGGGCTGGCCCACCGAACTCGCCGACGGCACGACCGTCACCATGAGCCGGGGCTTCCACGCCTTCTTCCGGCAGTACTACAACCTGCGCGGCCTGCTGCGCCGGGTCGACCCGGGCCTCGACTCGCTCACCCGGCTGCCCGACTACCCGCTGCGGCACAGCTCGGGCCTCCACGACAGCTTCGCCCGGGTGCCGCGCACCCCTCCCCTCAGCGCCCTGGGGTTCGTCGCGCTCAGCCCCACCTTCGGTCTGCGCGACCTGGTCCGGATGAACCCGCGCGCCGCCCTGCCACTGCTGGACGTCCGCGTCCCCGAGGTCTACGACCGCCTCGACTCCATCAGCGCCCATGACTTCCTCACCGGCATCCGCTTCCCCGAAGCCGCCCACCACCTGGCGTTCGAGGTGTTCTCCCGCAGCTTCTTCGCCGATCCGCGCGAACTGTCGGCGGCGGAGCTGGTGCTGATGTTCCACATCTACTTCCTCGGTTCCAGCGAGGGCCTGCTCTTCGACGTCCCCGACGAGCCGTTCCCCACCGCACTGTGGGACCCGCTCCACCGCTACCTGGAGGGCCACGGTGCCGACGTACGCACCGGGACCCCTGTCCGGCAGGTGCGGCCGCTGTCCGACGGCGGACTGGACGTCACCACCGACGAGCGCACCACGCGGTACGACGCCCTCGTCCTCGCCCTGGACAGCGGCGGCCTGCGCCACGTCGTCGGCGCCTCCCCGGAGCTGGGCGACGCCGAGTGGCGGGCCAGGATCGACGGGCTGCGCACCGCCCCGCCGTTCCTGGTCTCCCGGCTCTGGACCGACCGGCCGGTGGCGTACGACCGGCCGGGATTCCTGGGCACCAGCGGCTACGGGCCCCTGGACAACGTGAGCGTCCTGGAGCGCTGGGAGGGCGAGGCCGCCCGCTGGGCCCGGCGCACCAAGGGGTCGGTCGTCGAACTGCACGCGTACGCCGTCGCACCGGACGCGGACCGGGGCGCCCTACAGGCCGAGGTGCTGCGCCAACTCCACCGGATCTACCCGGAGACACGGAGCGCCCGCATCGTCGACGAGCGCCACGAGTGGCGGGCGGACTGCCCGATGTTCCCCGTGGGCGGCTACCGGGACCGGCCGGGCGTGCGCACCCCCGACCCGGCTGTCACGGTGGCCGGGGACATGGTCCGCACCGGGCTGCCGGTGGCGCTGATGGAACGCGCGGCCACCAGTGGATTCCTCGCCGCGAACGCCCTGTTGGAGCGGTGGGGCGTACGCGGGCAGACGCTCTGGACCGTTCCGCGCGCCGGGCGCTCGGCGGCCCTGCGGCGGCTCGCGGCGCTGGGGGCCGACTGAGGGAGGGGGCCTCGTGGCCCCTCAGCCCTTCAGCCCGGGAACCGCCCGCTGTCGCGCAGCTCCCAGCGCCTCTCCGCGTACGCCAGGTCGTCCCGCCACAACCGCCCGGCCGAGGCGCGCATCAGCGGGCGCAGCAGCGGCGCGGCCGCCCGGGCCACCGCGAACCCGCGCCGGTCCGACGCCGCGACCAGCGCCTCCGTCACGGCGGTGCGGGGCCGCCCCCGCTCGTCCGGGGCCAGGGGAGTGGCGTGGGTCTCCACGACGGACCCCGCGCCCTCGCCCTCGACGATGTGCATGACGACCGTACGGGGCTCGGGCGCCGTGAACCGGGCCCGCACCGGCACCACCAGCCGCCCGGCCACCTTGAAGGAGACGTCGACCATGAACCCGTCGTCGTCCGCCGGGGAGTGGGCCGGGGAGTCGGCGGGCGTTCCGGTCACCGTCAGATCCACGAAGGAGTACGGGTGGAACCACGCCCCGTGCCACGGATCGAGGCGGTTGGCCACCACGTCCTCCGGCTCGCAGCGGCCCACGCCGGAGTAGACCGCCTCCACGGCGTCCCGGACCCTCGGCCGGACCGGAACGTACGGCCGCTCCGAAGGCGTCTCGCCGCCCACCGCGTCGAGTCGCACCCAGAGCAGGACCCCGTCGTCGAAGGCCGGATAGGGCTCCCACCCCGCGAACGGCCCGCCGTCCAGGGCCAGTCCGTGCCAGTGGCAGACCAGCGTGCCGCAGCGGACGGGGCTGTCCCGCAGGGGCGCCCCCAGGTGCGGGCAGGCGCCCGGCCCGGTGCGGAGCCTCCCCTCGGCGTCCCGCCACGCGACCACCTCGGTGGAGCCGACCGTGACGCCGAGGGTCCGGCCGGGCGGCAGGTCGCGCGAGGCGCCGATGACGTACCAGTTGCCGGACGGCCGGCTCTGCGCCCGCTTGAGGGCGTCCGCGATCAGCCCCGGTTTCGCCTCCCGCCAGGTCGGCGCCTGCCGCTCCCACGGCACGGGCGCGCGCCGCAGCCGCAGCGGAATACGGCTGGGGCGTCCTGGCCCGGGGCTCATACCGCCTCCTCACGTACGGGGGCCACACGCGGCCGGGACGGCGGGGAGGCACAGGCTCCCGCGACCGGTGCCTTCTCCTCGCCGCGCCGGCGCACCGCGCGTACGGCGACCGCCCGTACCAGCCCGTCCAGCGCCACCACCGCCCGCCGTCGGCGCGGCACGACCGACCGGCGGTGCAGGACCGCGTACCCGTCGGCCTCGATCGCGTCCAGGATGCCGCTGTAGAGCACGAACGCCGTACGGATACAGGGCCGCGACACCGGCGCGAGCATCGCGATCCCGGGCAGGGCGTCCCGGTACACCGCCCGGTTGTGGGCGGCGGCGGCCCGCAGCACGTCGGTGATCCGCGCGTCCCGCACCCCTGTCCGCCTGCTCCACTCGAAGCGCTCCCGGTCGACCCCGTGCGCGGCCAGCAGCTCCGCCGGCAGATAGAGCCGGCCCCGGTCCAGGTCCTCGCCCACATCCCGCAGGAAGTTCGTCAGCTGGAAGGCGACACCGAGCGCGGCCGCGTGCGGAGCGGCCTCCTCGCGCGGCCCCACCGTGCCGAGCACCGGCAGCATCTGAAGGCCGATCACCGCGGCCGAACCGTGCATGTACCGGCCCAGATCCTCGTACGAGGCGTACCCGCCGACCGTCAGATCGCTGCGCATCGAGGCCAGGAAGTCGGTGAAGTGGACGCGGTCGATGCCGTACCTCCGTGCCGTGTCGGCGAGCGCCCGGATCACCGGCTCGGTCGCCCCTTCCCGCCGCAGCCCCGCCTCCAGCTGGGCCTCCAGCGCGAGCAGGGCACGGGCGCGCTCCCCGGGCGTGGCCGTGGAGTCGAGGTCGTCCACGATGTCGTCGGCCCAGCGGGCGAAGCCGTACAGGGCGTGGACGGCCGGGCGCCGGTCGACGGGGAGCAGCCGGGTGGCGAGGAAGTACGTCTTGCCGTGGCGGGCGTTGAGCTCCCGGCAGCGGGCGTACGCCGCACGGAGGGCGGGTTCACGGATGCCGGCGGCGTCGAGTTCACGGACGGTCATGCAGCGGTGCCTTTCCGGTCGGTGAGGGGGCCGGTGATCCTCTGAGCGGCCAGCTTCCCGGAGATCAGGACGGTCGGCACGCCGACGCCAGGCGTGGTGCCGCACCCCGCGAGGACGGCGTTGACCGTGCCCCGCACCAGGTTGCGCGGCCGGAACGGGCCGGTCTGCGGGAAGGTGTGGGCCACGGAGAACGGGGTGCCCGCCGCATGCCCCTGCTCGGTCCAGTCGACCGGCGTGACCAGCCCCTCCTCCTCGATCGCCGCACCCAGTCCGGGCATCTCCCGGCGCTCCAGCTCGGCCAGCAGCTCGTCCCGGTAGCGGGGCCCCAGCTCCCGCCACTCCCGTACACCCGGCCCGACCTCGGTGTTCGGGCAGGGAGCCAGCACATAGTGGAGGTGCTTGCCCGGCGGGGCGAGGGAAGGGTCGGTCGCGGTGGGCCGGGTGATGAGGAGCGACGGGTCCGACATCAGCTCGCCGGTGCGGGTGAGTTCACGGAAGGTGCCCTTCCAGGCCGCGCCGAACGAGATGGTGTGGTGCGCCAGATCCGGCCACGTGCGGTCCGTGCCCGCGTGCAGGATCACCGCGGACGGCGAGTGGCGCAGGCGGAGGGGCCGGTGGGGGGCGCGGCCGAGGAGCCGGTAGGTGACGGGCAGGTCGGGGGTGAGGACCACCGCGTCGCAGGGGATGCGCTCCTGGTCGGTGACGACGGCGGTGACGCGGTCACCCGAACGCTCCAGCCGGGTCACCGTCTGCCCGTAGCGGAACGCGGCGCCCGCCTCGGCGGCCGAGTCCGCCAGCGCACGCGGCAGCGCGTGCATGCCGCCCTCGGGGAAGTACACCCCGGCGATCGTGTCCATGTAGGCGATGACGGCGTACGCGGCGAGCGCCCGGGCCGGCGGGACACCGGCGTACAGCGCCTGGAACGAGAAGACCCTGCGCAGCCGTTCGTCCGAGACGAAGTGCCCGATCCGCGCGTCGAGTCGGCCGAAACCGCCGAGGGCGGCGAGGCGGGCCAGGTCGGGGTGGGCGAGCTGGAGCGGCGAGTCGAAGTTGGCGTCGATGAAACGGCGCATCTGCACCCGGTAGAGGCGCTCCAGCCACCTGCGCAGCCGCCGGTAGCCGACCGCCTGCCGGGCCCCGGCGAACTGCTCCACCGCCGCCTCCATCGCGGCCCCGTCGGTGTGCACGTCGAGTTGGCTCCCGTCGGCGAACCTGGCCCGGTAGGCGGGGTCCAGCCTGATCAGCTCCAGCCGGTCGGCCAGCCGGTCCCCGACCGCCGCGAAGGCCTCCTCCACCAGGTCCGGCATGGTGAGCACGGTGGGACCGGTGTCGATGCGGTAGCCGCCGGACTCCAGCAGCCCGGCCCGCCCGCCGGGCCCGGGGTCGCGCTCCACCACCGTCACCCGGCGGCCCGCGCCGAGGAGGTGGAGCGTCGCGGCCAGCCCCGCCAGACCGGCGCCTACCACCACCACATGGTCGACGGGTCCCTTGACCGTGATCACCGGATACGTCCTCCTTCGGCCGTGGTCAGGACCCGGGCCGCCACCCGGCTGTCGTGCCCGCGGGTGTCGTCGGGGGTGGCGGGGGAGTGCCCGGAGCGGCCCCCGGAGACGGTGTGCAGCAGACCGAGGAGCTGCCGTCCGCCGTGCGCGTCGACATCGACGGCCTCGCCCAGGCGGCGTACGGCGTGGTCGCGGAGGCGCTCGGCCTTCCGCTCCACATGGCCGCGCGCGCCGGTCGCCTCCAAGACGTTGCGTACGTCCGCGAGATCCTCCTCGGTGACATCGGCGTTGCCCACCGTGTGGCCGAGGACGGCCAGGGCCCCTTCGTCGCCCGCGGCCTCGGCCCGCTCCCGGGCGACGGCGAGGAGATAGGTCGGCTTTCCCTCGCGGATGTCGTCGCCGGACGGCTTCCCGGTCAGATCCGGGTCGCCGAAGACGCCGAGGAGGTCGTCCCGGAGCTGGAAGGCGATGCCCGCGCACCGGCCCGCCGAGCGCAGGGAGGTCGTGGTGCGCTCATCGGCATCGGCCAGGGCCGCCCCGATCGCCAGGGGCCGCTCCACGGAGTACAGGGCGCTCTTGAGGCAGGCGGTCCGCACGGCCCGCGCCGCCGAGGAGCCGCCGGTGGCCTGGCCGTGCAGGTCCAGGTACTGCCCGGCGACCATCTCGGTCCGCAGGGAGCGCCAGATCGACCGGATCCGGTGGCGTACGGGGGCGGGCAGCTCCGTCTCCGCGACGGTGTCGTCGGCCCAGACCAGCGCGAGGTCCCCGGCCAGCACGGCGGCCGAGGTGCCGAAGGCGGAGCCCCGTTCGGAGTCCGGGGAGAGACCCGCCCGGGTGGCGAGGCCGATGTGCACGGCGGGCTTGCCCCGGCGGAGCCGCGAGCGGTCCATCACATCGTCGTGGATCAGCGCGCAGGTCTGGATCAGCTCCAGCGCGACCCCCAGCCGCAGCGCGGCGGCGGTGGACCCGGCGTCCGCAGCGCCGCAGGCCCGCATCCCCCACCACAGGAGCCTCGGGCGCATCCGCTTGCCCCCGTCCAGCGTGAAGTCGGCGACCCGCCCGGCCAGGTCCCCGGCGAACGAGGCGTCGATCTCCGACGCCTGCGCGACCCGTTCCGCGAGGACCGCCCGTGCGGTACGCAGGACGGCGCCGACCACGTCCGCGTCGACGGCCGTGGCCGCCGTGGTGGAGGGGCCGGGGCCCGCCGGGAGCGGACAGGCGGCGAAGGAGTGCTCCACGGCCTGGATGCGGGCCATCTCACGTCCTTCCGCTCAGGGGGCGAACCATTCGTCACTCCTTCCGGACTCGTACCCCGTACGGATGCGGTTCGTCAGGACTGATCGGGTGGGCGGGCCGCACAGGGAGGGAGGCGGTGGTCAGAGACGATCACGACAGCGGCACGCTCCCGGCGCAGAAACACCCGGAGCGGCGTGCCGGGAACGGTGGGCCCGCCCGTTCGGCCTACGGGCGCGGGGGAGCGGGCGCACGGCCGGACGGCCGGTCACCTGCGGGCGAGTTGCCTGCGGTGACCGGCCGTCCGGGGAGGGTGTACGGGCCTGCCGGGGGGTCAGCGGACGTCGACGTAGTCGGTGGCGCTGGTGGAGCCCAGACGGGCGGAGGTGGCCTTGAACTCGGCCTTCCAGGTGCCGTCCTTCTTGGCGGTGAAGCCCTTGGTGAAGACGCCCTTGCTGTTCGTGCGCACGGTGGCCAGCTTGGTCCACTTCTTGGAGCCCTTGGCCTGGAACAGGATGTTCACGGACTGGCCGGAGGTGTTCTTCCAGGTGCCGTCCAGGCTGCGCAGGGTGCCCTTGGCCGTGATGGTGCGGCCCTTGCGGACCGGCTCCGGGGAGGCGTCGAAGCCGGAGACCGAGGTCCGCAGCTTGACGTCCACGTAGTCGGTGCCGCTGACGGCGGCGGCGCGGTCGGCGGTGCCCGCGTAACGGGCACGCCAGGTGCCGTCCGCCTTGGCGGTGACCGAGGTGGCGAGGGCGCCCTTGCTGTCGGTGGTGACGGTGGCGGCCTTGCTCCAGGTCTTGGCGCCCTTCGCCTGGAACTCGATGACGACGGACGCCTTGGCCAGCGGAGCCCAGGCGTTGCTCGTGGCGCCGGCGGTCTGGAGGGTGCCGCTCACCTTCAGCTTGCCGCCCTTGGCGACCGGCTCGGGGGAGGCGTTGAAGGAGATGATCCGGGCGGGCACGGCGGAGACGGTGAGCGTGGCGGCCGAGGTGGCGGTCTCGCCGGACGCGTTGACGAACACGGCGCGGTAGCGGTGCGTGTTGAGCGCGGCGCTCGCCTTCACCGTCAGGGTGGTGGTGGCGGCCCCGGCGACGGTGCTCCAGGTCTTGCCGCCGTCGGCGCTGCGCTCCCAGCGGACCGAGTCGTAGCCGGTCGCGTCGGCGGTGAAGACGGCGTCGGCGCCCGAGCGGGCGGTACGGGCGGCGGGCTGCCGCGTCACGACGGCGGCCGGGACGGCGTCGCCGAACCAGAGGGGCTGTGCGACGTCCTGGGCGCGCGAGGGCATCCAGGTCGCGTCGGTGCCGTCGTGCGAGTTGAAGGTGGTGACGAAGCAGGCGGTCGTACGGCAGTCGACGGTGGTGGTGCCGGAGGTGAACGTCTCGGTGAGCTTCGCCGTCACCGTGAAGGAGCCGTCGGCGCCGACCTGGCGGACCCAGGCGGCGTTGCCGTAGACGCTGGGGTACGTGGTGCCGTTCAGGGCGACGGACTGCGCGAGGTAGACACCGCGGCCGGGCTGGTAGCCCTTGCCCTCGACCGTGACCTGGGTCTCTGCGCCGAGCTTGGTGACCTGGCTGACGGTCAGGGTGGGGACGCTGGTGGTGCCGGCGACGGCGACGGGGTCCAGCGCGGAGCCGGGCTCGTACATGGGCCGGCCCTGGTAGGCGAAGATCTCCGCGCCCTTGGCGGTGAGGGCCGACGCGATCCCGGTCCAGTTGAGGGCGGCGCCGTTCAGTGCTCCGGCCGAGGCCTTCAGGGTGGCGAGCTCCACTCCGGCCGTGGCGACCGGGTCCTTGCCGGCCTCCAGGTCCGTGGTCACGTCCACGAAGAGCGAGCCCACGCCGTTCTTGAGGACGACCCGGGGGTTGGCGAGGGTGATGGCGGTGATGCCGTGGCTGGGCACCGCGTAGGTGACCGAGCCGCCGAAGCGGACATCGGCGTTGGCCTTGGCCGGGTCCACCGAACCGTGCTTGACGGGGTATCCGATCAGCCCGGCAGCGTCCTTGGTGGCGCCGCCGGCCACCGTCACCGTACCGCCGCTGCCCGTGACGTAGCCGAACCAGGACTTCTTGAAGCCCCAGGAGGACCCGCCGGACACCAGGATCGGGGCGGCCGCCGAGGTGGTCCCGGCCTGCTGGTCCTGCTGGGCCTGCGCGGCGGCGAGGGCCTTCGGTGCGGCCGAGGCGGGAACGGCGAGGACGCCGGTGCCCATGGACACGGCGGTCAGGGCGGCGAGAGCGGCGAGGCGGCCGCGGCGGGGCATGGACATGCGCTGCATGTCTCCTTCGGGGAGGGCAGGGCACAGCGGTTGGGGGCAGCCGTGCCTGGACGAATGACAAAGAAGTGGGGATACCGGCTTCTCGCGTGGGGACCCGAAGACGACAGTCGTCATATTAGGTGAGGCTTACCTAAATGTCACCGCCCGGGTGTTCGATACCCGTTCCCGCTTGACCTTGACACCGTGACAGGCTTTTCACTGCCAGCAGAGGAGGTGATCGCGATGACGGTCACAGGACAGGACACAGAGGCAGTACGGGCGCTCAGGGCGCTGGAGGACGACCGTTCGTCCGTGCGGCTGCGGGCCGCCCTGGCGATCGGGACGACACCCGACCCGGACAACGTGGACCCGCTCGTCGGGCGGTGTGCGATCGAGCCCGAGTTCTTCGTGCGGGACATGCTGACCTGGGCACTCACCCGCCACCCGGTCCGCCTGACACTCCCGGCCCTGCTCCGCGAACTCCACTCGGAGCGTGCGCAGGCACGGAGCCAGGCCCTGCACACGCTGTCCAAGATCGGGGACCGGCAGGCGTGGCCGGCGATCACCCGGTCCCTGCTGACCGACGCCGACGACGAGGTGGCCCGGAGCGCCTGGCGGGCCGCGGCCCTGCTCGTACCGGAGGGCGAGGAGGCCGCACTGGCCACCGTGCTGGTGACGCAGCTCGGGCGCGGTGGGCAGGAGACACAGCTGAGCCTGAGCCGGGCACTGGTCGCGCTGGGGGAGGCGATGGAGCCCGCCCTGCTCGCCGCGACGACGGCCGCCGACCCGCGCATCCGGGTGCACGCGCTCGCCACACAACGGCTCCGGCGCGACCCGGACGCCGGATTCACGTACGCGATCGAGGAGGCGAAGCGCGTCGTGGCCCTCGGCGGCGCCGGCCAGGAGGGACGATAGGGCGTGCTGATCGGTGAGGTGGCGCGGCGGTCCGGGGTCAGTGCCCGCATGCTCCGGCACTACGAGTCCCTCGGTCTGGTGCGCCCCTCGGGCCGTACGGGCTCCGGCTACCGGGAGTTCTCCGAGGAGGACATCCGGCGGATCTTCCACATCGAGAGCCTGCGCGCGCTGGGGCTGACGCTGCGCGAGGTCAAACGCGCTCTCGACGACCCGGGCTTCACGCCCTCGGCGCTCGTCGACGACCTCATCCGCCGGACGCGCGAACGCATCGCGGCGGAGACGGAGTTGCTGACGCGGCTGCGCCGGATCCATGCCGCGGAGCCCACCGGCTGGCGGGACGCCCTCCAGGTCGTCACGCTCCTCCAGGCGCTGGGGTCGCAGAGCGCCGGCGCGCGTCAGCGCGCGGCCCTCTCCTCGGCCTCTTCGGCCGACGAGGTTCCCGTGCCGGTGGAGGCCCTGGTCGAGGGAGTCCTCGCCGAGAGCGATCCCTACGTCGCCGGGGCCCTCCGCTGGGCGCTCGCACGGTCGGGCGAAGCCGCCCCGGCCCTGCTGGCGGAGGGGATCGGCTCACCGGTGGCCGAGGTGCGCGAGCGCGCCGTCCGGGCCCTCGCCGAGATGCCCGGCGATGAGGCCACCGGGCATCTGCGGGACGCCCTCGCGCACCCCGACGCCGTGCTCCGCGGGCAGGCGGCGCTGGCGCTGGGTGCACGGGGCGAGGCCGAAGCCGTCCCGACCCTCGTCGACATGGTCGTGGAGGGGAGGAACGACACCGACGCGGCCGACGCGCTGAGCGTGCTCGCGGCCGACACCCCGGCGGCGGACCGGATCGCGACCCTGCTCCTCGACCGCCTCGCCCACGACACCACCGAACCGCCCGCACGCGGCCGGCTGACCCAGGCGCTGGCCGGCATCCCGGGGACGGTGGCCTCACGCGCCCTCGCGGAGCTGTCGCACGACGCGGACCGCGCCGTCGCACTCACCGCCACCTACCTGCTCCGACTCCGCGACGCACAAAGGTGACTGACCTCCCCGGGGCCCTGCCTATGCCCCGGAGACGCGGCGTACACAGTCCGTCTCTACGTCCGCCCCGGCTTGTCCGCGAACACCCACCGGTTGCCCGCCAGTGCGTCGTTCGGCTCCGGCAGCGGTCCGCGCCCGTGCCGACGGGTGAAGTCGAAGGGGGTGTGGACGGCGGTGGACCAGCCCTTGTCCGCCAGATCACCGGCGGAGTCGGGCCGCGGCTCCCTGGCGAACAAGTCCAGCAGGTCGATGCCGAGTTGGCGGTGTGTCGACGTGTAGAGGGGGCTGTCGCGGTACTCCATGAGGTCCTTGTCGAGTTTGACCTCGAACGCCAGCGCACTTCCCTCTGTGCTCAGCCGGTCCACCGTATCGATCAGATACGTCTCGGCGGCGGGCGGCAGATAGAACAGCAGCCCCTCGACCAGCCAGACGCTCGGCGCGGCCGGGTCGAAGCCCGCGCCGGGCAGGGCACCGGCCCAGTCGTCGCACAGATCCATCGGGACCGGTACGCGGGCCGCCTTCGGGGCGGCCGAAAGACCGCCCAGCACCTGGTGCTTGAACGCCAGCACCTGCTCCCGGTCGATCTCGAAGATCACACAGCCGGGCGGCCAGTCGAGCCGGAACGCCCGCGAATCCAGCCCCGCCCCGAGAAGCACCACCTGCCGGGCGCCCCCCGCGTGCACCGACTGGAGCAGGAAGTCGTCCAGGACCCGCGTCCGCAGCCCGAAGTACCGCGC
Proteins encoded in this window:
- a CDS encoding lycopene cyclase family protein is translated as MPDADVVIVGAGAAGLSLAYHLCPPGGAVPLSVVLVDAPPGPLRPPPRTWCYWEPPGGAYDSALAASWPRLRVRAADGTATVSDPFPFRYKMLRSDAFEAMVGRRLSQAPAFRRIEATVTAVRDAPDGGAEVLTRGGQVLVRGRRVFDSRPPVRLPPARTTLLQHFMGWFVRTERPSFDPTTADLMDFRTPQPAHGLSFGYVLPLDPHTALVEYTEFSPAPLGTEQYLRALRHYTQEVLKLGEFRITAQERGVIPMTDGRFPPHEGRSVHRIGTAGGATRPSTGYTFAAVQRQSRAIAGRLRAGRELRMPAPYGAWPRAMDAVMLRALDSGRVDGADFFTRLFRTVPGERLLRFLDGSSHLHEDLLIGLRTPVVPMLRTVVELPFRARNQPPPTGHEESTP
- a CDS encoding methyltransferase domain-containing protein, with protein sequence MTLLRGDALSAAFDHGSGAYDRLVAASPGYHAHLRRSARRLGLPDGGRGLRVLDLGCGTGASTAALLAAAPYARITGVDASAGMLDRAAAKSWPPGVDFVHAPVEELADRLRPGSFDAVFAGYLFRNLADPDKTLDLVRGLLAPGGRLAVHEYTLGGSPVHRAVWNTVCAAIIQPAGRLAGDAELYRHLRRSVVEFDTAPAFADRVRRAGFTGVRILPLPGWQTGITHTFVGRAGRGRDVSARHRNGAAARPGPPGGRGARP
- a CDS encoding NAD(P)/FAD-dependent oxidoreductase, whose amino-acid sequence is MFPRDTGTGQRRGRDRRAAVVPAPDGRARFTPQDAPTAAVVGGGIAGIAAATLLAERGVRVTLHERERSLGGRLAGWPTELADGTTVTMSRGFHAFFRQYYNLRGLLRRVDPGLDSLTRLPDYPLRHSSGLHDSFARVPRTPPLSALGFVALSPTFGLRDLVRMNPRAALPLLDVRVPEVYDRLDSISAHDFLTGIRFPEAAHHLAFEVFSRSFFADPRELSAAELVLMFHIYFLGSSEGLLFDVPDEPFPTALWDPLHRYLEGHGADVRTGTPVRQVRPLSDGGLDVTTDERTTRYDALVLALDSGGLRHVVGASPELGDAEWRARIDGLRTAPPFLVSRLWTDRPVAYDRPGFLGTSGYGPLDNVSVLERWEGEAARWARRTKGSVVELHAYAVAPDADRGALQAEVLRQLHRIYPETRSARIVDERHEWRADCPMFPVGGYRDRPGVRTPDPAVTVAGDMVRTGLPVALMERAATSGFLAANALLERWGVRGQTLWTVPRAGRSAALRRLAALGAD
- a CDS encoding DUF5914 domain-containing protein, whose product is MSPGPGRPSRIPLRLRRAPVPWERQAPTWREAKPGLIADALKRAQSRPSGNWYVIGASRDLPPGRTLGVTVGSTEVVAWRDAEGRLRTGPGACPHLGAPLRDSPVRCGTLVCHWHGLALDGGPFAGWEPYPAFDDGVLLWVRLDAVGGETPSERPYVPVRPRVRDAVEAVYSGVGRCEPEDVVANRLDPWHGAWFHPYSFVDLTVTGTPADSPAHSPADDDGFMVDVSFKVAGRLVVPVRARFTAPEPRTVVMHIVEGEGAGSVVETHATPLAPDERGRPRTAVTEALVAASDRRGFAVARAAAPLLRPLMRASAGRLWRDDLAYAERRWELRDSGRFPG
- a CDS encoding phytoene/squalene synthase family protein, which codes for MTVRELDAAGIREPALRAAYARCRELNARHGKTYFLATRLLPVDRRPAVHALYGFARWADDIVDDLDSTATPGERARALLALEAQLEAGLRREGATEPVIRALADTARRYGIDRVHFTDFLASMRSDLTVGGYASYEDLGRYMHGSAAVIGLQMLPVLGTVGPREEAAPHAAALGVAFQLTNFLRDVGEDLDRGRLYLPAELLAAHGVDRERFEWSRRTGVRDARITDVLRAAAAHNRAVYRDALPGIAMLAPVSRPCIRTAFVLYSGILDAIEADGYAVLHRRSVVPRRRRAVVALDGLVRAVAVRAVRRRGEEKAPVAGACASPPSRPRVAPVREEAV
- a CDS encoding phytoene desaturase, with the protein product MITVKGPVDHVVVVGAGLAGLAATLHLLGAGRRVTVVERDPGPGGRAGLLESGGYRIDTGPTVLTMPDLVEEAFAAVGDRLADRLELIRLDPAYRARFADGSQLDVHTDGAAMEAAVEQFAGARQAVGYRRLRRWLERLYRVQMRRFIDANFDSPLQLAHPDLARLAALGGFGRLDARIGHFVSDERLRRVFSFQALYAGVPPARALAAYAVIAYMDTIAGVYFPEGGMHALPRALADSAAEAGAAFRYGQTVTRLERSGDRVTAVVTDQERIPCDAVVLTPDLPVTYRLLGRAPHRPLRLRHSPSAVILHAGTDRTWPDLAHHTISFGAAWKGTFRELTRTGELMSDPSLLITRPTATDPSLAPPGKHLHYVLAPCPNTEVGPGVREWRELGPRYRDELLAELERREMPGLGAAIEEEGLVTPVDWTEQGHAAGTPFSVAHTFPQTGPFRPRNLVRGTVNAVLAGCGTTPGVGVPTVLISGKLAAQRITGPLTDRKGTAA